From the Odocoileus virginianus isolate 20LAN1187 ecotype Illinois chromosome 20, Ovbor_1.2, whole genome shotgun sequence genome, the window GTTCCTAAACTGGCTCAGGGGCCCGTCTGGTTGTCCTTGGAGCCCTAAAGACTGGCTTCCCTCACCTGCCAACAGGTGCCCGCCACCACATACTCACCATGAGGTACATGGCCCCAGAAGGGCGAATGGGCCGGAGTCCGGGGATGGCAACCAATGCCCCATAGCAGAGATCCGCATTGGACTATGAAAAGAGGCAGAGACATCAAGGATGAAAACTTAAGCTAAAGGAAAACTGGGTCATTAAAGAGACAGCCCACATCAAAGGCAGGGAACTTAGGTTTGCTCTGCTGGCATAAGgagttaataataaaaaagtacTCTGCCCACTCACAGCTTTAGGCCGGGAGCAGAGCGGATTGCCAGAAGTTAGAGAAATGTATGGATGAATGTTGACAATGATGCCACCTTCTGCCAGAAGGTAGCCATAATGGCTCAAAATTCCACTGGAGGCATTCCCTGACTCCCAGAATGGAAGGCCACAGGCTGCCCTTACCTTGAGGAAGCTTAGAGTGTTGTGGTAGAACTCTTGAGGGGTGCGACACAGGATGCTTTTCAGAGCTCCCTGGACAAGGGTGCAGGGGCCCAGGATCCGTTGACTTAGTTTCGTCAGCCCATCTCGGATCTAAAAGCCCCCCAGCAAACACATTATTTAGCCTTTCTTAAGCATCCCTGCTGTGGAGATTCTTGCTCTGACCATTCTTTCtataaagtgtttatttttatttatttttaattttttgttgttgttattatcttCTATCTAGGCAGAGTTAGGGTTAGTTTTTGATATCTGGAGACGCGGTGGTGCCTCGTGTCATTCTTAAATCAGACCACCTGGGTTTGTAGCCCATCTCTGCCACACACTGACTGGGTGTGTGACTGAGAAAATTGTACAACCTAtctgagttcatttttatcaGCTGTAACATGGAGATAATACTAATACTGgcctcacagggttgttgggaGAATTACATTGAAATAAAGTACATAAAGCACTGGCACCTTGTAAGACCACAAATAGTATTAGGGATCATTACTGcttgttgcttctttttttgtggtaatAAAATTGTAGGTAGATGGAACTTCCTCACCAACACAGAAAAACTGAATTCTGGGGAGAAATAACTAGTACTATCTTTATCCAGTGTCTTTCCAGGCACACAGAACTACAGGgccaagaaaggaaaatctcACATCTATACCACTACAGTGAGATAAAGTAAGCAAGTAAtaggtaaacaaataaataaatatttagaatatatatatatatattctcaccTCATTGCCAAAAATATCTCTTCGGTCATGGATAAGGATCCAGCCCATCCTCCAGCCAGGAACCAGCCAGCGCTTGGCCAGCCCTCCACAGGACAGGATGGGGACATTGCTGCTGAGGGTGGCCAGAGGCTCAAATTTGGAATCTGAAAACACCTGAGGAGAAGAGGTGCTTCTTACAGTTGTTTTCTGGCTTCCCTCCAAATCCCATGCCTCCccaaattttccttttatcattaaGCACAGGGCCTCAGATTTACAGGCTCTTTCTACCCTGAAGCATGACTGGGATCTCAAGAAGCTTCAAAGGGAACTATCCAAATACATTTAACCTAGTGTCCTGTCTGGGTTAAAAGAAGcctaaaatgaggaaactggtcCCAACCCAGTAATATGTACAACCCCTGACTCTcgggaatgaatgaaataattagaTCCTGCCCAGACTCACCATGTCTCCATAGATCTCATCAGCTAAGATGGGGACACACTGCCTTGCAGCCActgaaaataagagaaacatGCTGATGTCATTTTTAATGTGAATTGCCTTAGCACTTAAATGTTTACCTGGGCTTATACTTTACACTTCATGTTTGTgggttttgtcttcctctttaaGAACTACAAATTCTTCTCATGGTACAGAGCCTTCCAGGGCACAGAGCCTGAATTTGCCGTTTGATTAACtagatatttcaaatcctttcTTCCACATGAGGGGAGTGATAAAGAGGCaagtctttttctcctcctttctacCTTTGCAGTGGCACACCACTCACTAGGGACCCCACTGGAGCCCTCCAACCTCTATACTAGTCTCGGAACTTAGTAAAGGACTTCTTTCTCACTCCAGGAAACAGCTAAAGGATTCCATCCCCATCTTCTTTCCTGTCAAGTGAAATCTGTTGGACTTACCTGCCAAAATTTTCTGGAGATGACGTCTACTGAACACTGACCCACAAGGGTTTGATGGATTGTTGACAATAAGACAAACTGTCTTTTCATCAATCAGAGATTCTAGTTGTTTCAGGTCAATTTCCCAATTCTTCTCTGgctggggagggaaaaaaagtgaaacaagatGATTCTGAAAAATTTAGGAAGACTACTCACTTCACTCAAAGGTATAAATAAGTCACAAAATGTGTCTGTGGCCTCAGACTTTCCAGATCTTTCTCTGCTAAGATAATGGTCATGTATTTTTATGAAGTAGTAATTGAGCATTTGTATCTAAAATTATAATttgtatctaaaattaaaaagtcatttacCAATAAATTGTAGAGTTTGACCTCAATTCCCATAGATTCAGCCAGAGTCCTGTAGAGAGAGAAGCCGGGTCTCGGAACTAGGATGTTTTGCCCTGGGTTGGCCAACACAGCCAAACATAGTTCAATAGCCTGACTGCAGCCACTTGTCAGAATGACATCCTATgaagaaaagttttgttttgttaggGGTTCCAACAGCAACAGGAGAAAAGGGATTATCAGATGAATGAGTGGGAAGCAAAAATtagcttacttttaaaaatcctatgtAAAGTAGTGGGGACTGTACTAGGCCCAAATGGAAAGAAACggatatgtttatatatgtccATATCTAGAGGTTGTTGGAAATGCTGGccacttaaaagaaataaatcactttaaaaaggaCAGGTTGGCTGTGACTCAGCAGACCTCCATAAGAGGTCATTATGACCTTGGACTTTTTCACCTggttgtttatttacttttgaccAGAGATTTGAAGCATGGCTCTTTTCTGAAATACAAAGGGCTCCCCTTAAGGTTAAGAAATGTTGACCTCCACCCTATCTATAAACAACAGAGTGGAGGGCATTTAAACTTGACCCTGCCATCAGTCCAATATGCCATGGAAACTCGATCCTCCCATCTAAGTGACCTTAGGTAAGTGAAGGGAACTACAGATTAATAAAAGACCCTattggtaaaattaaaattttcaattatttggtATATATGAATTACTGTTTTTCAATGATCTTTTGCAGAGAAGCAAATATAGGGTGACCTCTGAGTCCTTTGAGCCTCCTTGAGACAGACATCATGTAAGTTGTATGCAATGTTATTATCATACTATAATTACATTAAACATACTCACTGACTAGTGGCCTCCCCATATAAAAAGTCCTGGAATTGCCAAAGAGAAATTATCCTTAGTTTTTGTTTCCCTTGAAACCCTTATTCCTCACGGAACAGAAACAAAGGGTAGAGTTTGCCTGGTATTGCTTTAGAGCGGGCACCTTGTCTAGGGCTCACCTTAGCTTCCAGGGGTGCCTCGGGACAGTGGTAATAAGAAGCAACTTCCTCCCGACTGGATAAGTAGCCTGAGAGAAAAGAGCAGAAGGAGAAAGCTGGAAGTTTTCATCCCACAGCTGACAGCGATGCCCTTAAGTCACAGGTCTTCAAGGCTACCTTCTGTCCCAGACCAGAGCACATAGCATTCGGTTCAGCTCTCAGTCACTATAGTTAAAGGAGATTAACTTTATACCTTATAATTTTACAATAAGCAcacaaatgtataaataataacaaaaagagTTTACCAAACTATAAAATACTCTGTAGCATCCTGGTTACTgtgattatgttttattttcttctagattATTTAATCTAAAATACAGGATTTAGATTATTCTTAAATCCCTTTCAGGGATTATATTTGAAAACTTGTAATTAATGAGTTTGTTACACTGGgttcattttaactttttcacATTGTATTGTATACCTAttagtattttccttttatatttaaattaaaatattttccttttaaattatattctcaTGCAATGTTTCCAAATGTTGGCTTGCAAGCTTGAAGTATAGACAGTTTCATACCAATTATAATGTTTTACAGAATTGCTGTCCAAAAAGATTATTTTCCGTTACCAAAGCTAGAGGCAATATTTCCTAATGTTTGTTAACTTAATAGGTACAGATAGTTCTCTTGAAATTAATCAGCATTTCCTTAATTGTTAATAAAAAACACAGATAAATATTATCTGTGTTTCCTTTGGCATGAAGTGTTCATATCTTCTGAGTATTTGTCAAATGCAGACTTGGTTTTAGGTTTCAGGTTAAATCAGTTTCTTAATACTTTGAATATAAAGgtcataataaacattttaaaaaattgtattgaagaatagttgatttacaatgtggtgttaatttctgttgtacagcaaggtgattcagttatatatattctttttcatattccctTTCATTATGTATAAACTCTTTTTATAACTAAATTTTagtcttattttgttttgatttttatttatgaagctgtataaaatgtaaataatcaaCCTAAAAATCATGTCCCTCATATCtctttaaagtgtttttaaattctattttagcATGAAGCTGGTTTTTATTctgcacatacacacagtggGGAAGTGTGTGACACCGAAACAAAGGAGTCACTTATTTTACCAAAACGCTTAGGGTAGGAATGTTCAATATATGGAGAGAGTTACacctaaataaaattattccagTCTTAAACAACCTTCTGTCCTCTAATAGAACAACTCactctttgctgttgtttttgtttgtttgtttctgccttGAAACAAGCACAGTTACACTGAGAGTGTGACCAGGaccataattaaaataaatcttgaatGTGCAGAGGAGGAGAAATAACGCCAAGAAGTATTTTCATAGAGCAGTAAGTAAATTGATTTAGGAGCTAGACAGCTCTGTCAAGAAG encodes:
- the TAT gene encoding tyrosine aminotransferase isoform X1, with protein sequence MDPYVIQMQDHGSLPSVLDVHVNITGRSSVLGKLKSRKARWSVRPSDMSNKTFNPIRAIVDNMKVKPNPNKTMIALSIGDPTVFGNLLTDPEVTQAMKDALDSGKFNGYAPSIGYLSSREEVASYYHCPEAPLEAKDVILTSGCSQAIELCLAVLANPGQNILVPRPGFSLYRTLAESMGIEVKLYNLLPEKNWEIDLKQLESLIDEKTVCLIVNNPSNPCGSVFSRRHLQKILAVAARQCVPILADEIYGDMVFSDSKFEPLATLSSNVPILSCGGLAKRWLVPGWRMGWILIHDRRDIFGNEIRDGLTKLSQRILGPCTLVQGALKSILCRTPQEFYHNTLSFLKSNADLCYGALVAIPGLRPIRPSGAMYLMVGIEMEHFPEFENDVEFTERLVAEQSVHCLPATCFEYPNFFRVVITVPEVMMLEACSRIQEFCEQHYHCAEGSQEECDK
- the TAT gene encoding tyrosine aminotransferase isoform X2; this translates as MQDHGSLPSVLDVHVNITGRSSVLGKLKSRKARWSVRPSDMSNKTFNPIRAIVDNMKVKPNPNKTMIALSIGDPTVFGNLLTDPEVTQAMKDALDSGKFNGYAPSIGYLSSREEVASYYHCPEAPLEAKDVILTSGCSQAIELCLAVLANPGQNILVPRPGFSLYRTLAESMGIEVKLYNLLPEKNWEIDLKQLESLIDEKTVCLIVNNPSNPCGSVFSRRHLQKILAVAARQCVPILADEIYGDMVFSDSKFEPLATLSSNVPILSCGGLAKRWLVPGWRMGWILIHDRRDIFGNEIRDGLTKLSQRILGPCTLVQGALKSILCRTPQEFYHNTLSFLKSNADLCYGALVAIPGLRPIRPSGAMYLMVGIEMEHFPEFENDVEFTERLVAEQSVHCLPATCFEYPNFFRVVITVPEVMMLEACSRIQEFCEQHYHCAEGSQEECDK